The following are encoded together in the Glycine soja cultivar W05 chromosome 5, ASM419377v2, whole genome shotgun sequence genome:
- the LOC114413506 gene encoding cytidine deaminase 1-like — MDPPPSKFVIEASEALALAESAAVTLPELLPTLVPAAQPLARPPISKFSVAAVGLAPSGRIFVGVNLEFPGLPLHHSVHAEQFLITNLSLNAEPHLVSLAVSAAPCGHCRQFLQELRAAADVKILVTSEATAEFRALSDFLPHRFGPHDLLPLEAPLLLEPHHNTLTLQHYLNAHVPNHKLKIAALEAANKSHAPYSGSPSGVALLDCHGNVFKGSYMESAAFNPSLGPVQAALVAFVAGGGGDYDRIVGAALVEMDGAVVKQEHTARLLIHSISPNCQFDTFLCHNNNNNEY, encoded by the coding sequence ATGGATCCACCACCCTCTAAGTTCGTAATCGAAGCATCGGAAGCCCTTGCCCTGGCGGAGTCCGCCGCCGTGACCCTCCCGGAACTCCTCCCCACCCTGGTCCCCGCCGCCCAGCCCCTCGCCCGACCCCCCATCTCCAAGTTCTCCGTGGCCGCCGTGGGCCTGGCCCCCTCCGGCCGCATCTTCGTCGGCGTCAACCTGGAGTTCCCTGGGCTCCCCCTCCACCACTCCGTCCACGCCGAACAGTTCCTCATCACCAACCTCTCCCTGAATGCGGAGCCCCACCTGGTGTCCCTGGCCGTCTCCGCCGCCCCCTGCGGGCACTGCCGCCAATTCCTCCAAGAACTCCGCGCCGCCGCCGACGTGAAAATCCTGGTAACCTCGGAGGCCACAGCAGAATTCAGGGCACTCTCTGACTTCCTCCCTCACAGGTTCGGTCCCCACGACCTTCTCCCCCTTGAAGCTCCCCTTCTCTTGGAACCCCACCACAACACCCTAACCCTCCAACACTATCTCAACGCCCACGTGCCCAATCACAAGTTGAAAATTGCGGCTCTCGAGGCCGCCAACAAATCCCATGCACCCTACAGTGGGTCCCCCTCCGGCGTCGCCCTTCTCGACTGCCATGGTAATGTTTTTAAAGGCTCCTACATGGAATCCGCCGCGTTTAATCCCAGCTTGGGCCCCGTCCAGGCAGCCCTCGTCGCCTTCGTCGCCGGCGGCGGCGGCGACTACGACCGGATTGTGGGTGCTGCGTTGGTGGAGATGGACGGTGCCGTCGTTAAACAGGAGCACACGGCGAGGCTGTTGATTCACTCCATTTCCCCCAATTGCCAATTCGACACATTCCTTtgccacaacaacaacaataatgaatATTGA
- the LOC114413507 gene encoding 1-aminocyclopropane-1-carboxylate oxidase 1-like — MEIPVIDFSKLNGDKRGDTMALLHEACEKWGCFMVENHEIDTQLMGKVKQLINAYYEENLKESFYQSEIAKRLEKQQNTSDIDWESTFFIWHRPTSNINEISNISQELCQTMDEYIAQLLKLGEKLSELMSENLGLEKDYIKKAFSGNGEGPAVGTKVAKYPQCPRPELVRGLREHTDAGGIILLLQDDKVPGLEFFKDGKWVEIPPSKNNAIFVNTGDQVEVLSNGLYRSVVHRVMPDNNGSRISIATFYNPIGDAIISPAPKLLYPSNFRYGDYLKLYGSTKFGEKAPRFESMKNMINGHKIIPA, encoded by the exons ATGGAGATCCCTGTGATAGATTTTAGTAAGCTCAATGGGGACAAGAGGGGTGACACAATGGCCCTATTGCACGAAGCTTGTGAAAAATGGGGCTGCTTTATG GTTGAGAACCATGAAATTGACACACAACTGATGGGGAAGGTGAAGCAGTTGATCAATGCATACTATGAGGAAAACCTGAAGGAAAGCTTCTACCAGTCTGAGATAGCCAAGAGGTTGGAGAAACAGCAGAACACCTCTGATATAGATTGGGAAAGTACCTTCTTCATTTGGCATCGCCCCACCTCTAACATCAATGAAATTTCAAACATCTCTCAGGAGCTTTG CCAAACAATGGATGAGTACATTGCACAGCTCCTGAAGCTGGGAGAGAAGTTATCTGAGCTCATGAGTGAAAATCTTGGTTTGGAGAAGGATTACATTAAGAAAGCATTTTCTGGAAATGGTGAGGGTCCAGCTGTGGGAACAAAAGTGGCCAAGTACCCTCAATGTCCACGTCCAGAACTTGTGAGGGGACTTAGAGAGCACACAGATGCGGGTGGCATCATTCTACTGCTCCAAGATGACAAGGTGCCGGGTCTGGAATTCTTCAAAGATGGCAAATGGGTAGAGATTCCACCTTCCAAGAACAATGCCATTTTTGTGAACACGGGTGATCAAGTGGAAGTGTTGAGCAATGGCTTATATAGAAGTGTTGTGCATAGGGTCATGCCTGACAATAATGGAAGCAGAATCTCCATTGCCACCTTCTATAACCCCATTGGAGATGCCATTATTTCACCAGCTCCTAAGCTCTTGTACCCAAGCAATTTCCGTTATGGGGACTATTTGAAGCTCTATGGCAGCACCAAGTTCGGTGAAAAGGCTCCTCGATTTGAATCCATGAAGAACATGATCAATGGCCATAAAATTATTCCAGCTTGA